The Elaeis guineensis isolate ETL-2024a chromosome 14, EG11, whole genome shotgun sequence genome has a segment encoding these proteins:
- the LOC140853724 gene encoding uncharacterized protein isoform X2 has translation MQARDVLLPSTSRGESSSQPDPVGLKLSSRSRFIMPRFEDTLYLSGNFYDGGDDARMTRSIGGSTLFSGGVMIVHERKVEINEAWKGKALSDPTVFPKGKARPRKRLEFL, from the exons ATGCAAGCTAGAGATGTTCTACTCCCATCAACTTCTCGCGGGGAAAGCTCCTCTCAGCCAGATCCCGTGGGCCTTAAACTCTCCTCCCGATCTCGTTTCATTATGCCCCGTTTCGAAGATACCTTGTATTTGAGTGGAAATTTCTACGATGGCGGCGACGATGCACGCATGACAAGATCAATCGGAGGAAGCACG CTCTTCTCAGGCGGTGTGATGATCGTCCACGAGCGCAAG GTAGAGATCAACGAGGCATGGAAAGGTAAAGCACTCAGTGATCCAACCGTCTTTCCCAAAGGAAAAGCCCGACCCAG AAAGCGGTTAGAATTTCTTTAG
- the LOC140853724 gene encoding uncharacterized protein isoform X3, with product MQARDVLLPSTSRGESSSQPDPVGLKLSSRSRFIMPRFEDTLYLSGNFYDGGDDARMTRSIGGSTLFSGGVMIVHERKMISYVSGRDQRGMER from the exons ATGCAAGCTAGAGATGTTCTACTCCCATCAACTTCTCGCGGGGAAAGCTCCTCTCAGCCAGATCCCGTGGGCCTTAAACTCTCCTCCCGATCTCGTTTCATTATGCCCCGTTTCGAAGATACCTTGTATTTGAGTGGAAATTTCTACGATGGCGGCGACGATGCACGCATGACAAGATCAATCGGAGGAAGCACG CTCTTCTCAGGCGGTGTGATGATCGTCCACGAGCGCAAG ATGATATCATACGTTTCTG GTAGAGATCAACGAGGCATGGAAAGGTAA